The Clostridioides difficile genome has a segment encoding these proteins:
- a CDS encoding PadR family transcriptional regulator: MATIDLIVLGIVKQQPQSAYDIQKVVEYRNISRWVKISTPSIYKKVIQLEEKGYIQSTVVREGRMPEKAIYSLTELGEKHFLDLMFDTASKPVNIFLDFNAVIVNLYSLTPEKQKLCLSSIEENIQVLKSYIEDNINTKSNVPETGKAILDQQLVLTQTLETWVNSLKDIIETDSKRG; this comes from the coding sequence ATGGCAACAATAGATTTAATTGTGCTGGGGATAGTAAAGCAACAGCCTCAGAGTGCTTATGATATTCAGAAAGTAGTAGAATATAGAAATATATCTCGTTGGGTAAAAATCAGTACACCATCAATTTATAAAAAGGTAATTCAGTTAGAAGAAAAAGGTTATATTCAAAGCACAGTTGTAAGAGAGGGGAGAATGCCAGAAAAGGCAATTTACTCTTTAACAGAATTAGGTGAAAAGCATTTTTTAGATTTAATGTTTGACACAGCTTCAAAGCCAGTAAATATTTTTCTGGATTTCAATGCTGTAATAGTAAATTTATACAGTCTTACACCAGAAAAGCAAAAGTTGTGCTTGAGTAGTATTGAAGAAAACATACAAGTATTAAAGTCGTATATTGAGGATAATATAAATACAAAATCGAATGTACCAGAGACAGGGAAGGCGATTTTAGACCAGCAATTGGTATTAACTCAAACGTTAGAAACATGGGTGAATTCTCTAAAGGATATTATAGAGACTGATAGTAAAAGAGGTTGA
- a CDS encoding GNAT family N-acetyltransferase has product MIEIKTINENKKGHFDLLLLADPYEVMIDKYLDKGTMYALYDNGELTCIAVVNEISKETCELKNIATYEHFQNRGYAAKMINHILDVYSKKYSSMIVGTAESGIPFYEKFGFVYSHKIKNFFVDNYPEPIFEGESQCVDMLYLEYKF; this is encoded by the coding sequence ATGATAGAAATAAAGACTATAAACGAAAATAAAAAAGGTCATTTTGACCTTTTGTTATTAGCTGACCCATATGAAGTGATGATTGATAAGTATCTTGATAAAGGTACTATGTATGCTTTATATGATAATGGTGAACTTACTTGTATAGCAGTTGTAAATGAAATTTCTAAAGAAACCTGTGAATTAAAAAATATTGCTACATATGAGCATTTTCAAAATAGGGGTTATGCAGCAAAGATGATAAATCATATTTTAGATGTTTATAGTAAAAAGTATTCATCAATGATTGTGGGTACAGCTGAAAGTGGAATCCCGTTTTATGAGAAATTTGGATTTGTTTATTCACATAAGATTAAAAACTTTTTTGTAGATAATTATCCAGAGCCAATTTTTGAAGGGGAATCTCAATGTGTGGATATGTTGTATTTAGAATATAAATTCTAG
- a CDS encoding class I SAM-dependent methyltransferase codes for MTNIKEKSRKTFNNQANTYDQDIKGQHARNLYPVLLGAISNVSYDTVLDLGCGTGAVLQAILDEDCRKKVYGIDISEKMLDIARNKLKENATLVLGDSEYLPFENEFFDVVYCNDSFHHYPKPDKVLSEVCRVLKPKGTLIICDCWQPFLFRHIMNIFMKYSKDGDVKMYSEKEICKLLAVDFRSIAWKSVNQTSYIVTAIKGESIKEKHIKKNT; via the coding sequence ATGACAAATATAAAAGAAAAATCAAGAAAAACATTTAATAATCAAGCGAATACCTATGACCAAGATATAAAGGGGCAACATGCAAGAAACCTTTATCCAGTTTTACTTGGAGCCATTTCAAATGTTTCATATGATACTGTTTTAGATTTAGGGTGTGGGACAGGAGCCGTATTACAAGCTATTTTAGATGAAGATTGTAGGAAAAAAGTTTATGGAATTGATATCTCTGAGAAGATGCTAGATATAGCAAGAAATAAACTAAAAGAGAATGCTACCTTAGTTTTAGGAGATTCAGAGTATTTGCCATTTGAAAATGAATTTTTTGATGTTGTATATTGTAATGATTCTTTTCATCATTATCCTAAACCTGATAAGGTATTGTCAGAGGTTTGTAGGGTATTAAAGCCAAAAGGAACTCTAATAATTTGTGACTGTTGGCAACCATTTTTATTTAGACATATAATGAATATTTTCATGAAGTACAGCAAAGATGGAGATGTAAAAATGTACTCAGAAAAGGAAATATGTAAATTGTTAGCTGTAGATTTTAGAAGCATTGCATGGAAGAGTGTGAATCAGACTTCATATATTGTAACAGCTATAAAAGGAGAAAGTATAAAAGAAAAACACATAAAGAAAAACACATAA
- a CDS encoding carboxymuconolactone decarboxylase family protein, with translation MKIKVDVKNRLGNFAPRYARYSEEVLFGDLWDNEDLSLRDRSLITISSIISLGNFSQLPFHLKLGLKNGLEQKEIIESITHICFYSGWPKGDMALTIAKEIFQEN, from the coding sequence ATGAAAATAAAAGTTGATGTCAAAAATCGTTTAGGAAATTTTGCACCAAGATATGCTCGATACTCAGAAGAAGTACTATTTGGAGATTTATGGGATAATGAAGATTTGTCTTTAAGAGATAGAAGTCTAATCACCATTTCATCAATTATTTCACTGGGTAATTTCAGTCAATTACCATTTCATTTGAAATTAGGTCTTAAAAATGGATTGGAGCAAAAAGAGATTATTGAGTCTATTACACACATCTGTTTTTACTCTGGCTGGCCTAAAGGTGATATGGCCCTTACCATTGCTAAAGAGATATTTCAAGAAAACTAA
- a CDS encoding radical SAM protein has product MIKSIPAKQILQKVKFDNSRWFGIDYNMNLYRGCPHGCIYCDSRSTVYNIENFDQVRYKENVIETLKRELRSKRKKGVVGIGAMSDTYNPFEKELCITQQALNLISENHFGVSIDTKSSLVVRDIPILKGITRNNSAIVKVTITTANDELAKKIEPNVSLSSERFESVRQLNDAGIFCGILLTPLIPFLTDNENEIRAIVEKAHKANAKFIYCMYGMTMRNGQREFFYKHLKNISPKLVYQYQKTYGLNYVCPSLNGKRCEQVLKKECARYGILTEMKDIIEAYKKSDTHTQLKFF; this is encoded by the coding sequence ATGATTAAAAGCATACCAGCAAAACAAATTTTACAGAAAGTTAAATTTGACAACTCAAGATGGTTTGGGATTGATTATAATATGAATCTATATCGTGGTTGTCCTCATGGTTGTATTTATTGTGACAGCCGTAGCACAGTATACAACATAGAGAACTTTGACCAAGTACGATATAAGGAAAATGTGATAGAAACTCTAAAAAGGGAGTTACGTTCAAAGCGAAAAAAAGGAGTTGTTGGTATTGGAGCTATGTCTGATACGTATAATCCCTTTGAAAAAGAGCTTTGCATTACTCAGCAAGCATTGAATTTAATTTCAGAAAATCATTTTGGAGTATCTATTGATACAAAAAGCAGTTTGGTAGTTAGAGATATACCAATTTTGAAAGGAATAACAAGAAATAATTCTGCTATTGTCAAAGTGACAATAACCACTGCAAATGATGAATTAGCAAAGAAAATAGAACCTAATGTGAGTCTAAGTTCTGAACGATTTGAATCCGTAAGACAACTCAATGATGCTGGAATATTTTGTGGGATATTATTGACACCTTTGATACCATTTTTGACTGACAATGAGAATGAGATAAGAGCCATCGTTGAAAAAGCACATAAGGCTAATGCAAAGTTTATATATTGTATGTATGGAATGACAATGCGTAATGGTCAGAGAGAATTTTTTTATAAGCATTTAAAGAATATATCTCCAAAGCTGGTATATCAGTATCAAAAAACTTATGGTTTAAATTATGTGTGTCCTAGCTTGAATGGAAAGAGATGTGAACAAGTGCTAAAAAAAGAATGTGCTCGTTATGGTATTTTGACAGAGATGAAAGATATTATAGAAGCTTATAAGAAATCAGATACACATACACAATTAAAGTTTTTTTAA
- a CDS encoding PLP-dependent aminotransferase family protein produces the protein MPVNSFDDYVLTWKPDKQKLKTPIYRSLAQLMEDDIQNGNLLANTKLPPQRELADYLDLNHSTITKAYKICELKGLIHANVGSGTFVSPNANSSSSIVNQDDTAVADMGMVLPFFKHNQLVKDIAKEVLKKPLSEKLFEYSNPLGSQNQRIVGAKWLSQFGIDSHANNIIITAGAQNALAIILSSLFSPGDKIITDPYTYPNFIALANMLHIQLIAVNYDEQGMLPNELDTICSLEKIHGIFLMTSCNNPTTVSFSSQRIRELATIIKKHNLLAIEDDVFAFLRKNKVTPIYSLLPEQTIYISGLSKSICAGIRVAYMCCPLKHFSKLEQGCYNLNIKTSSLNVEVATEVIQSGISQELIREKYKMTIKRNHLYSKYFPSASCEVESYYQWLQLPEDCSGKFFESLMESQNIKVYGAERFSVGDNARNNAIRVATCSPETEAHLEMGLMIIKKSIEIGEKCGFC, from the coding sequence GTGCCTGTAAACTCTTTTGATGATTATGTGTTAACATGGAAACCAGATAAGCAGAAACTTAAAACACCTATTTATCGCTCCTTAGCACAATTAATGGAAGATGACATACAAAACGGCAATCTGCTTGCGAATACAAAGCTTCCACCTCAAAGGGAGCTGGCTGACTATCTAGATTTGAACCATAGTACAATAACTAAAGCTTATAAAATCTGTGAGTTAAAGGGGCTTATTCATGCAAATGTTGGTAGTGGAACCTTTGTTTCACCTAATGCTAATAGTTCTTCCTCTATAGTCAATCAAGATGATACTGCAGTAGCAGATATGGGAATGGTGCTACCTTTTTTCAAACACAACCAACTGGTAAAGGATATAGCAAAGGAAGTTCTTAAAAAACCTTTATCTGAAAAACTATTCGAGTATAGTAACCCTCTTGGAAGCCAAAACCAACGGATTGTAGGTGCAAAATGGCTATCTCAATTCGGAATTGATAGCCATGCAAACAATATAATTATAACTGCAGGAGCACAAAATGCTCTTGCCATTATACTGTCATCCTTGTTTTCACCTGGTGACAAAATTATAACAGACCCGTATACATATCCAAACTTTATTGCTCTGGCTAATATGCTTCATATTCAACTTATAGCAGTAAACTATGATGAACAGGGAATGTTGCCAAATGAGCTTGATACCATTTGTAGTCTGGAAAAAATCCATGGAATTTTTTTAATGACTTCTTGTAACAATCCTACGACTGTTTCATTTTCAAGTCAGCGTATTAGAGAGCTTGCCACTATAATAAAAAAACATAATTTGCTAGCAATTGAAGATGATGTGTTTGCTTTTTTGAGAAAAAACAAGGTAACTCCTATTTATTCCTTGCTTCCCGAACAGACAATTTATATAAGTGGGCTTTCAAAATCAATCTGTGCAGGCATAAGGGTGGCTTATATGTGTTGCCCTTTAAAGCATTTTTCAAAGCTTGAGCAAGGTTGCTACAACCTCAACATCAAAACTTCCTCTTTGAATGTGGAAGTAGCTACAGAAGTTATTCAAAGTGGAATATCACAAGAACTTATACGAGAAAAATATAAAATGACAATTAAACGCAATCATTTATACTCTAAATACTTTCCATCTGCTTCTTGTGAAGTAGAATCATATTATCAATGGTTGCAACTTCCAGAAGATTGCAGTGGTAAGTTTTTTGAAAGCCTAATGGAAAGTCAGAATATAAAGGTATATGGTGCGGAAAGATTCTCTGTGGGGGATAACGCCAGAAACAACGCAATACGAGTTGCAACTTGCTCTCCTGAAACCGAAGCACATTTAGAGATGGGGCTTATGATAATAAAAAAATCCATCGAAATAGGAGAAAAATGTGGGTTTTGCTAA
- a CDS encoding MATE family efflux transporter, producing MKESNKKIELLGSAPIPKALLSMGLPTMIGMMITALYNLVDAYFVGGLGTSQMGAISVAFPLGQIIVGLGLLFGNGAASYIPRLLGHGDKEKAGKVASTAIYSSIIVGILFIIVIMILLTPVLKLLGATKSIMPYAMSYASIYVMSSIFNVFNVTMTNIVTSEGAAKTTMCAMLLGALLNIVLDPIFIYTLGMGVKGAALATALSQMVSTLVYIGYIFSKKSIFSFRIKECCFSNEIMSEILKIGVPTLIFQLLTSLAITLTNMEATKYGDSVIAGMGAVTRIMSLGSLIVFGFIKGFQPIAGYNFGSKNYDRLHKAIKTSIEWTTIFCVVLGLVMVIFPTAIISQFTSGDVLLIENGSKALRANGFSFMLFGFYTVYSTLFLALGKAKEGGLLGMCRQGICFIPIILIIPIFWGLNGILYAQPIADFIAAIIAGFMAIKLHKELHILKINSISSK from the coding sequence ATGAAAGAAAGCAACAAAAAAATTGAATTATTAGGGTCTGCCCCAATACCAAAAGCATTGTTATCTATGGGATTACCCACTATGATAGGTATGATGATAACTGCATTGTACAATTTAGTAGATGCATACTTTGTGGGTGGACTTGGAACAAGCCAAATGGGTGCTATATCCGTTGCATTTCCACTAGGTCAGATTATTGTGGGATTAGGATTATTGTTTGGAAATGGAGCCGCTTCCTATATTCCCAGACTTTTAGGGCATGGTGATAAGGAAAAAGCAGGTAAAGTGGCTAGTACAGCCATTTACAGTAGTATAATAGTCGGTATATTATTTATTATTGTCATTATGATTCTTCTTACTCCCGTTTTAAAATTATTAGGAGCTACAAAAAGTATCATGCCTTATGCAATGTCTTATGCTAGTATCTATGTCATGTCATCTATTTTCAATGTATTTAATGTCACTATGACTAATATTGTCACAAGTGAAGGAGCAGCTAAAACAACTATGTGTGCCATGTTATTAGGTGCATTACTTAATATAGTTTTAGACCCGATATTCATTTATACTTTGGGAATGGGTGTAAAGGGTGCCGCTCTTGCAACTGCTCTTTCTCAGATGGTTTCAACACTTGTTTATATAGGGTACATCTTTAGTAAGAAAAGTATATTTAGTTTTAGAATTAAAGAATGTTGTTTTTCAAATGAAATCATGTCAGAAATATTAAAGATTGGTGTTCCTACTTTAATATTTCAGTTATTGACTAGTCTAGCTATTACATTAACTAATATGGAAGCTACAAAATATGGTGATTCTGTGATAGCTGGAATGGGTGCAGTAACACGAATAATGTCTTTGGGTAGTCTTATCGTATTTGGCTTTATAAAGGGATTCCAACCAATTGCTGGCTATAATTTTGGTTCAAAGAATTATGATAGATTACATAAAGCAATAAAAACATCTATAGAATGGACTACTATATTTTGTGTAGTGCTTGGTCTTGTAATGGTGATTTTTCCAACAGCTATAATTTCACAATTTACAAGTGGTGATGTGTTATTGATTGAAAATGGTAGTAAGGCTCTTAGGGCAAATGGATTTTCATTTATGTTATTTGGTTTTTATACAGTGTATTCTACATTATTCCTTGCACTAGGAAAAGCAAAGGAAGGTGGTTTACTGGGTATGTGTAGACAGGGGATATGTTTTATTCCTATAATATTGATTATTCCTATATTCTGGGGATTAAATGGTATTTTATATGCACAACCAATAGCTGATTTTATAGCTGCAATAATCGCAGGTTTTATGGCGATAAAACTACATAAAGAACTTCATATTTTAAAAATAAACTCTATTTCTTCTAAATAA
- a CDS encoding PhzF family phenazine biosynthesis isomerase has product METYKYQKIDAFTSDVSTGNPAACIFLNEAQVLSETAMLEIAQQHKGFVSEVIYCHSHEEISLTYYSSECEVSFCGHGTIACMYNLIKNTETLLKRSEIPIKTNKKGRLTVYNRIAEQDAVFISAPSPNYPAICLQATDIATSLNLCNEDISNELPIDIIDAGLRTLIVPLNSTDKLISIYPNEENLKHFCLENNIDIILIFSMSAVDKNHIAHTRVFSPKFGYLEDPATGSGNSAFGYYMLKQNLWDGSLCSIEQGGNNRVFNVIKLLFQDNIMLFGGKATTRIDGIYYY; this is encoded by the coding sequence ATGGAAACATATAAATATCAAAAAATAGATGCATTTACATCGGATGTGTCCACTGGTAATCCTGCTGCCTGCATTTTTCTAAATGAAGCACAAGTTTTATCTGAAACAGCTATGTTGGAGATTGCTCAACAACATAAGGGATTTGTGTCCGAAGTAATTTATTGTCATAGTCATGAGGAAATTTCCTTAACATACTATTCCTCTGAATGTGAAGTAAGTTTTTGCGGTCATGGCACGATTGCATGCATGTACAACTTAATTAAAAATACTGAAACTCTTCTTAAACGCAGTGAAATACCTATAAAGACTAACAAAAAAGGTAGATTAACTGTATATAACAGAATTGCAGAACAAGATGCTGTTTTTATTTCTGCACCTAGCCCCAATTATCCAGCTATCTGCTTACAAGCAACAGATATAGCCACATCTTTGAATCTGTGTAATGAAGATATAAGCAATGAATTACCTATTGATATTATTGATGCAGGACTACGCACATTAATTGTACCATTAAATTCTACTGACAAACTAATATCGATTTATCCAAACGAAGAAAACTTAAAACATTTTTGTCTGGAAAATAATATTGATATAATACTTATTTTTTCTATGAGTGCTGTTGATAAAAACCACATTGCACATACAAGAGTTTTTTCTCCAAAATTTGGTTATTTAGAAGACCCTGCAACCGGCTCTGGTAATAGTGCATTTGGGTACTATATGCTAAAACAAAACTTATGGGATGGTTCTTTATGCTCCATTGAACAAGGAGGAAATAATAGAGTATTTAATGTTATCAAACTCCTTTTCCAAGATAACATTATGTTGTTTGGAGGTAAAGCCACAACCCGTATTGATGGTATTTATTATTATTAA
- a CDS encoding MATE family efflux transporter: MSTKMDFITGDTKKCLTKMSLPLIVAMFLNMAYNLVDSIWIGNLLGETAMAALTTSTPIILILTSVAMGATNGISILLSHAIGAKEHKKTESLISTSFLVSVIFSLIITGIIELFLPSILKILNTPAETYSMAYNYLSIYLLGYIAVYLYCYFTAVLRSFGNTAFQAIAMLVCTLLNAILDPIFINMIGFKGAAIATLISQSTCLIFMLIYLWQKKLFSFHISLFDRKEIYPLIQKAVPSIVQQSIPAISTSFLTAIVSGYGVTAIAAYGITGKLETILFYPAMALNMVITTIVGQCVGAKRYDRAKDYLKCAMLYGSVILIVLSILVVVFARQLSDVFISSIGVGNIVANYFLIVGIGYVLNTITNCFLGAINGLGKPSKSMLLMVFYYMIVRMPLAYIFSVLGFGLEGIWVGVLISHIVASLAASLSANKLFVCLENQPT; encoded by the coding sequence ATGAGTACAAAAATGGATTTTATTACAGGAGATACAAAAAAATGTTTAACAAAAATGTCTTTGCCATTGATAGTAGCTATGTTTTTAAACATGGCATACAATCTAGTAGACAGTATATGGATTGGTAATTTATTGGGAGAGACAGCTATGGCAGCACTTACAACTTCAACACCAATTATTTTAATTCTAACATCTGTAGCTATGGGGGCTACAAATGGTATATCGATTTTACTTTCGCACGCAATTGGGGCAAAAGAGCATAAAAAAACAGAAAGTTTGATTTCTACTTCATTTTTGGTATCAGTAATATTTTCATTGATAATTACTGGAATTATTGAACTATTCTTACCATCCATCTTAAAAATATTGAATACTCCAGCTGAAACTTACTCTATGGCATATAATTATTTATCTATATATCTACTTGGGTATATTGCAGTATATCTTTATTGTTATTTTACAGCTGTACTACGTAGCTTTGGGAATACTGCTTTTCAAGCAATTGCTATGCTTGTATGTACATTATTAAATGCTATACTTGACCCGATTTTTATAAATATGATTGGGTTTAAGGGTGCTGCTATTGCAACTTTAATTTCTCAAAGTACTTGTCTTATTTTTATGCTGATATATTTGTGGCAAAAAAAACTATTCTCATTTCATATATCTTTGTTTGATAGAAAAGAAATTTACCCACTTATACAAAAGGCAGTTCCATCAATTGTACAACAAAGTATACCAGCTATAAGTACTAGTTTTTTGACAGCTATTGTGAGTGGGTATGGTGTAACAGCAATTGCAGCTTATGGAATTACTGGGAAATTAGAGACAATTTTATTCTATCCAGCAATGGCACTTAACATGGTTATAACTACTATTGTTGGTCAGTGTGTAGGAGCAAAACGTTATGATAGAGCAAAGGATTATTTAAAGTGTGCAATGTTATATGGAAGTGTTATATTGATTGTGTTGTCGATACTTGTTGTTGTCTTTGCTAGACAACTTTCAGATGTGTTTATCAGTAGTATAGGGGTAGGAAATATTGTTGCCAATTATTTTTTAATTGTAGGTATTGGGTATGTGCTAAATACAATCACAAATTGTTTTTTGGGAGCTATTAATGGTTTGGGAAAGCCTTCAAAGAGCATGCTACTTATGGTATTTTACTATATGATTGTAAGGATGCCTTTAGCATATATATTTTCAGTTTTAGGATTTGGTCTGGAAGGTATATGGGTAGGCGTTTTAATCAGTCATATCGTTGCAAGTTTAGCAGCATCATTATCGGCAAATAAGTTGTTTGTATGTTTAGAAAACCAGCCTACATAG
- a CDS encoding MerR family transcriptional regulator yields MKKYKPIELARMFNLHPNSIRFYEEIGYISKAKRKANNYREFEEHHVLQLKICRYIFGYQFTNSLIRNTGNLVIKSAVSRDLTVGKQYSFDYIHVIQNEIKIAKETASTLHLWANLVPKVVNDIDKNYTRNDIANLLGTTKESVRNWERNDLIQSNKVGSKNERLFDDLDLERIRIVYMLRQTGYSISAIHRCLSAYDNGYKNLLLDKLNNPTQEELLSAGDCWLFELEKLENVAKKIPPIFEELKAIDY; encoded by the coding sequence TTGAAAAAATACAAACCTATTGAGTTAGCAAGAATGTTTAATCTTCATCCAAACAGTATTAGATTTTATGAAGAGATTGGCTATATTTCAAAAGCTAAGCGAAAAGCAAATAATTATCGCGAGTTTGAAGAACATCATGTATTGCAGTTGAAAATTTGTAGATACATATTTGGTTATCAATTTACAAATAGTCTTATACGAAATACGGGAAATCTTGTTATCAAATCAGCAGTTAGTAGAGACTTGACAGTTGGAAAACAGTATTCTTTTGACTATATTCATGTAATACAAAATGAAATTAAAATTGCAAAAGAAACAGCTAGTACTCTACACCTTTGGGCAAATTTAGTACCTAAGGTAGTTAATGATATTGATAAAAATTATACTCGTAATGATATAGCTAATTTACTAGGTACAACCAAAGAATCTGTGCGTAATTGGGAACGAAATGATTTGATTCAATCAAATAAAGTAGGTAGTAAAAATGAAAGATTGTTTGATGACCTTGATTTAGAGAGAATACGTATAGTGTATATGTTGCGTCAAACAGGATATAGTATATCTGCGATTCATCGTTGTTTATCTGCATATGATAATGGCTACAAAAACTTATTGTTAGACAAACTCAATAATCCTACTCAAGAAGAGCTATTATCTGCTGGTGATTGTTGGTTATTTGAGTTAGAGAAACTTGAAAATGTCGCTAAAAAAATTCCACCTATATTTGAAGAATTAAAGGCTATAGATTATTAA
- a CDS encoding Crp/Fnr family transcriptional regulator gives MILQNDIDILTQSLSFWDKLTDSQKSLLISSANISHFKKGNSIHCGDSDCIGVLIIKSGTIRTYILSDEGREVTLFRLDNGDVCILSASCILNTITFDVYVDAETDCDIIQINSSVFSKLSTENIHAELFSYKLATERFSDVMWAMQQILFMSFDKRLASFLVDEITKNNDTTINMTHEQIAKYMGSAREVVSRMLKYFAREGLVSLSRGGIKVLDKDRLRSLTL, from the coding sequence ATGATTTTACAAAACGATATTGATATACTTACACAAAGTTTATCTTTTTGGGATAAACTTACTGATTCACAAAAAAGTTTATTGATATCTTCAGCTAATATATCCCACTTTAAAAAAGGAAACTCAATTCATTGTGGTGATAGTGATTGCATTGGTGTTTTAATTATAAAATCTGGAACAATACGTACATATATACTTTCAGATGAGGGTCGTGAGGTAACACTTTTCCGTCTTGATAATGGTGATGTATGTATCTTATCAGCGTCATGTATTCTAAATACGATAACTTTTGATGTTTATGTAGATGCTGAGACAGATTGTGATATCATACAAATTAATTCTTCTGTTTTCTCAAAATTGTCTACAGAAAATATTCATGCAGAATTGTTCTCGTATAAGCTAGCCACTGAACGTTTTTCTGATGTTATGTGGGCAATGCAACAAATCCTTTTTATGAGTTTTGATAAGCGTTTGGCATCTTTTTTAGTTGATGAAATAACTAAGAATAATGATACTACTATAAATATGACTCATGAACAAATTGCTAAGTATATGGGAAGTGCCAGAGAAGTTGTGTCTAGAATGTTGAAATATTTTGCTAGAGAGGGTCTTGTATCTCTATCTCGTGGTGGTATAAAAGTGCTGGATAAAGATAGACTTCGTTCTTTAACATTATAA